The genomic interval GGCAGGGGCCTGACATCTTCATCCCGGCAAAGGGGCTCAAGGGGGCCGTGCACAAGGACAGGGTGGTCGTCAGGCTCGAGGAGCGCAGGGGACGTCGCATAGAGGGTTCTGTCCTTCGTATCCTCGATCGGGGGAACAAGAGGGTCGTGGGCACGTTTCGCAAGGGCAAAAACGTCTCATATGTGATCCCTGAGGACGAACGGCTCCACTTCGAGGTGGTCATCCCCCGAAAGGACACTTTCCGGGCACGGGACGGCATGGCCGTAGTGGCCGAGATCGAAGAATACGCCGAGGAAGGGATGGCCCCGGAGGGGAGGATCGTTGAAATCCTCGGCGATCCGGAAGACATGGACGTCCAGGCGCGGATCGTAGCCTTTCGGCACGACCTGCCGAGCGTTTTCCCTGACGAGGTCGTGTCTGAGGCCGAGGCCCTGCCCTCTGGGGTTAGAGAAGAAGATCTGGCCGGACGAAAAGACCTTCGGGATCTGGCCTTTGTCACCATCGACGGAGAAAACGCCCGGGATTTCGACGACGCCGTCCATGTGAAAAAGACCCGAACGGGGTACGTCCTTACGGTCGCCATTGCGGACGTGAGCCATTACGTTCAGGAGGGCTCACCCCTTGATATTTCAGCAAGGGAGCGGGGCACAAGCGTCTATTTTCCAGGATCCGTCATCCCCATGCTCCCTGAGGCCATCTCGAACCATCTCTGCAGCCTGGTTCCGGAAGAGGACCGGCTCGCGGTCGCGGTCACCATTTCGTATGACCGGACCGGAGCCATCAGAAGCACGAGGTTCCATCCCGCAGTCATTCGAAGCCGTAGGCGCTTCACCTACGGTGAGGTCTCGCGCATACTCTCTGGTGACCTCTCCCCCCTGAAAGAGGGGGAACAGGGCCTTGCCGGCGACCTCCTTGTCATGGAGGAACTTGCCCGCATACTCATGGACCGGCGGAGGGAACGGGGAAGCGTGGACTTCGATCTGCCAGAGTCCTACCTCGTCCTGGGCCTGCGCGGAAAGGTCGAGGAGATCGTCCGCCGGGAGCGAAACATCTCCCATCAGCTCATTGAGGAGTTCATGATCGCAGCAAACGAGGCAGTGGCCAATCGCCTTTTCTCCCGCGGGATCCCCACCCTCTACCGGACCCACGGGGAACCCGACCGGCAAAAGATCCACGATTTTATCGGATTTGCACGCACCCTCGGGCTTGATATCACCATCCCCGATGAAATCACTCCGAGGTGGTGTCAGGAGGTGCTTTCCAAGGCGACAGGCGCAGATCTGGACTACGTGATCAACATCGTGCTCCTGAGGTCCATGCAGCAGGCCGTCTATTCACCAAAGAACACGGGCCACTTCGGGCTCGCCTCTCCGGCCTATCTCCACTTCACATCCCCAATTCGGCGATATCCCGATCTCATCGTCCATCGGATCCTCAAGGCGAACGCGCGAAGGACCCTCAAACGTCCGCTTTATACAGAAGAGGCCTTGACATACCTTGGGGAGGAGTGTTCGAAGAAGGAACGAAACGCCATGGAGGCGGAGCGGGAGATGGTCGAGCGCCTAAAGGTCCGGTTCATGAAAGAGAGGATCGGAGAGACCTTCGAGGGGATCGTCTCCGGAGTGGCTCCCTTCGGCTTCTTTGTGGAACTCCGGGAGATCTTCATCGAGGGCGCGGTTAGGCTCGTGGATCTCGCGAACGACTATTACAGACTTGATCAGGCCCGTCACCGCCTGGTAGGCGAACGAACCGGGCGCGTCTTTCAGATCGGAGACCAAGTCACAGTGCGGGTAAAGGGGGTGAACATCTCCCGGCGTCACATCAACTTCGAGGTGGTGGAGGGTTAGTCCATGCCTGTTCCAGCCCAGGTGTTACGTCATATCGAGCGGCTCCGCGAGGAGATCTTGCACCACAACTATCTCTATTACGTCATGGATTCTCCGGCCATCAGTGACGCGGACTACGACGCCCTTATGCGCGAGCTGCGGGACCTGGAGGCCCGATATCCTGAGGCCATCACCCCAGATTCTCCGACCCAGCGCGTGGGCGCTTCGCCGGCTGAGAGATTCGGAACGATTCCCCACGCCATCCCCATGCTCAGCATTGACGATGCCTTCAGCGAGGCAGAGGTCAGGGAGTTTGATGCCCGCGTAAGAAGGCTTGCCGGGATCCCTGGCCCTATCGACTACACCGTTGAACCCAAGATGGACGGGCTCGCCGTAGAGATCATCTATGAAAACGGAGTCCTTGTCTCGGGATCGACCCGTGGTGACGGGTACACAGGCGAGGACGTCACGAACAACATCCGGACCATCCGTTCCATCCCCTTAAGGCTGCGCGCCATCGATAGTCCTGTCCCGGCGAGGCTCGTCGCCCGGGGCGAGGTCTATATATCGAAAAAAGGCTTTGAGGAACTGAATGCCAAGCGCATCCGGTCAGGCGAACCCCTGTTCGCAAATCCCAGAAACGCGGCAGCCGGCTCGGTCAGACAGCTCGACCCTTCAGTCACTGCCGAGCGCCCTCTTGATTTCTTCTCCTATGGAATCGCCGAGGCAGACGGCATCCCATTTCGCTTCCAGCACCAGGTCCTGGATGCACTCAAGACCTGGGGGATCCCGGTCAACCCCCTGACGCGCACGGTTTCAGGGATTGAAGACGCAATCAAGGTATATCAGGAGGTTTCGCGGGTGCGGGAAGGCCTCGATTACGAGATCGACGGGATCGTCATCAAGGTGGACGACCTTTCCCTCCAGGAACGCCTGGGAACCAAGGCCCGAAGCCCCCGATGGGTGGTCGCTTACAAGTTCGAGGCGGCCCAGGCCGTCACACGGGTCCGGCAGATCGCCCTCTCTGTCGGACGCACCGGGGCCGTCACCCCCATTGCCGTCATGGATCCGGTGAAGGTTGGAGGTGTCACTGTGACCCGGGCCACCCTTCACAACGAGGACGAGATCCGCAAAAAGGACGTCCGTGTCGGGGATTGGGTCATGATTCGAAGGGCGGGTGACGTCATCCCAGAGGTGGTCAGGGTCTTAGCTGAGCGGAGGACCGGAAACGAGGTCCCATTCGAGATGCCCCGGACGTGCCCCATCTGCGGCTCGACCCTCGTCCGAAGACCTGGCGAGGCGGTCTGGCGCTGCCCCAACCCTGATTGCTTCCCGAGGCTCGTTCGTCAGATCACCCACTATGCCGGAAAGTCGGCCATGGACGTGGACGGGCTTGGCCAAAAGGTCGCGGAGCAGCTCATCAGCGCCGGGCTTGTCCGGGACGTGGCAGACCTCTATTCCCTCTCCCTGAGCGATCTTCTATCCCTTGAAAGATTTGCGGAAAAGTCCGCCCAAAATCTCCTTTTCTCCATAGAATCCAGTAAAAAGAGGTCCCTTTCTCGGTTCATCTTTGCCCTTGGTATTCGTCACGTCGGTAGCGTCACCGCCCAGGACCTTGCACGGAGGTTCGGATCCATCGATGCCATTCTCAACGCATCAGAGGAAGATCTCCTTCAGGTGGAAGGGATCGGGCCTGAGGTGGCGAAGGGCATAACCGCCTGGGCCGCAGATCCCCACAACCGGGATCTGGTCCGAAGGCTCCGCGCCGCTGGGCTCGACCCCAGGGAAGAACGAAAACAGGTCCTTCCACTTGCGGGCAGGAGTTTTGTCTTCACCGGTCGTCTCAAGACCATGACCCGCGAGGAGGCCCGTGACCTCGTAAAAGGCGTCGGTGGGACCGTGGGCTCCACCGTCGGGCGTCAGACGAGTTACTGTATCGCTGGAGAGGAACCGGGTTCCAAGTTCCGGAAGGCGCAGGAACTCGGCATCCCCATCCTGACAGAAGAGGAGTTTCTTTCTCTTGTTAAAAAGTCTGATTGAATGAGGAGTTGAAGAATATGGATGATAAAATCCTCAGGGTTCGTGCAAGGGTGAAGGGACGCGTCCAGGGTGTGTATTTCAGGGCGAGTACGGTGAAGGAGGCCAGAAGACTCGGTCTTGCAGGCTGGGTGAGAAACCTTCCTGACGGCGATGTGGAGTTTGTGGCCGAAGGACCGGCCAAAAAGGTGGAAGAGCTCCTCGCGTGGTCTCGAGTCGGCCCGCCAGCAGCCCGGGTGGATTCCGTCGAGGTGATGGAAGAGATGCCCACAGGGGATCAATCCGGGTTTACGATCCGCTAAGGAGATGTCGTGAAGGAAAGATCCGCCGAATCCGTCCCCTGGCACTGTCTTGATTATGATGAGGTGAAGGAGCGCCTGCAGACAGGCCGCTCCGGTCTTTCGTCCGACGAGGCCAAGCGGCGTTTAGAACTCCACGGCCCCAACGAACTTGCGGAAAAACGGCGAAAGTCCCCGTGGATGATGTTTCTCGATCAATTCAAGGACTTCATGATCCTTGTGCTCATTGCTGCAGCGATCGTTGCCGGCATTATCGGAGAGCCCGCGGATACCATTGCCATCGCTGTGATTGTGATCCTGAACGCAGTGCTCGGTTTCGTCCAGGAATACCGTGCGGAAAGGGCCATGGCTGCCCTGCAGAAAATGGCCGCCCCTTCGGCCATGGTGGTCCGTAACGGTCAGTCCATGGGCATCCCGGCACGGGAACTGGTGCAGGGAGACATGGTGATGCTCGAGGCAGGAAACGTGGTCCCGGCAGACATCCGTCTGATCGAGTCCGCCCATCTGCGTGTGGACGAATCGGCGCTTACTGGCGAATCTGTGCCGGTGGAGAAGACCGCTGCCGCGAGCGCGGAGATGGATCTCCCGGTCGGGGACCGGCGGAACATGATATACAAGGGGACCCTTGTCACCTATGGAAGGGGGGGGTGGTTTTGTGGTGGCGACCGGGATGGAGACGGAGCTCGGCAGGATCGCTTCCCTCCTTCAGGACCAGGACGAAGGCCGGACACCACTTCAGAAGCGTCTTGCCGTCTTTGGAAAGAGGCTTTCTTTCATCGTCCTTGCCATCTGCGCCATCGTCTTTCTGGCCGGCCTTGTCCGGGGAGAGCAGCCCCTTCTCATGTTTTTGACCGCCATTTCCCTCGCAGTGGCTGCCATACCCGAGGCCCTGCCCGCGGTCGTCACTATTTCCCTTGCCATCGGCGCCTCCAAACTCGTAAAGCAGAACGCCTTGATACGAAAATTGCCGGCGGTCGAGACCCTGGGCTCGGTCACCTACATCTGTTCGGACAAGACCGGGACCCTTACTATGAACCGTATGACCGTCGAGGAGGTGGAGGCGGGAGGTCTTCGTCTCGCACCGAGGGATCTCTCACCGGCGGCCGGAGACATCCTCTCCGCTCCGGATGCCCTGAACCGGCCTGCTGACCTGCTTCTCGTTGCCTCGGTCCTTTGTAACGATGCGAGACTCGATGCCAATGGCTCCGCACTGGGGGACCCCACGGAGACGGCCCTCTTGGATCTGGCCATCGGCGCGGGTCTTTCCCGGCAGACCGTTGAAAAAGCCCATCCAAGGGTGGCCGAACTCCCGTTCGATTCAGATCGGAAACTCATGACAACTTTTCATCCACTGGGAGATGGCAGGTTCATCTCCTTCACCAAAGGGGCGGTCGAGGAGCTCCTCGATCGTTCGGTGACGGCCCTTGCCCAAACTGGTGACACCGAACTCGACCGCTCGGAAACGCTCCGGAACACGGAACGGATGGCCCGTGAAGGCCTGAGGACCTTGGGGTTTGCCATGCGGATCTGGGAGTCGATCCCCTCACCCCTCACAGCGGAGGACGCAGAGACCGGACTCGTTTTTATAGGGATGGTCGGCATGCTGGACCCACCAAGGCCTGAGGCTGCCGAGGCCGTTGCCACGTGCCGGACAGCAGGCATCCATCCGGTGATGATCACTGGAGACCATCCGCTCACCGCCAGGGTCATTGCCGAACGTATCGGCATCATCCAAGAGAAAGGGGAGGGCGTCATGACCGGGCGAGAACTCGAACGGCTCTCCCTGGAGGAGTTCGAGGACCGGGTGGAGCGGATTCGTGTGTACGCCCGCGTGGCACCTGAACAAAAGCTCAAGATAGTGAGGGCCTTGCAGGACAAGGGACACTTCGTCTCCATGACGGGTGACGGGGTCAACGACGCCCCGGCCCTCAAAAAGGCCGACATCGGGATCGCCATGGGGATCACCGGTACGGATGTCTCCAAGGAGGCCTCTCATATGATCCTCCTTGATGACAATTTCTCGACCATCGTGAAGGCCGTGCGCGAAGGCCGGAGGATCTTCGACAACATCAAGAAGTTCATCAGGTACGCCATGGCCAGTAACCTCGGAGAGATATTTACCATCTTCTTGGCCCCGTTCCTGGGCCTTCCCATTCCCCTTCTGCCCATCCAAATACTGTGGATCAACCTCGTGACCGACGGGATCCCTGGCCTTGCGCTTACTGCCGAGCCCGGGGAAAAGGACGTCATGAACCGCCCTCCCAGGGACCCGAAGGAAAGCTTCTTTGCAGGGGGTCTGGGAACCCACATCGTATGGGTGGGTTTTCTCATGGGGGCCGTCTCCGTCCTCACCCAGGCCCTTTTCATCGAGAAAAGACAGGAGCAATGGCAGACCATGGTTTTCAGCGTCCTCTGCCTGAGCCAGATGGGGAACGTGCTCGCCATGCGCTCCGAACGGGAATCCCTCTTTCGGCTGGGCCTGTTTTCCAACATGCCCCTTCTTGGGGCGGTCCTCCTGACCTTCGCGCTCCAGGCGGCGATCATCTATATCCCATTTTTGAACCCGGTCTTCCGTACCACCCCCCTGGGCCCGCAGGAGGTCTTGATCGTCCTCTGCCTTTCGTCCGTAGTTTT from Deltaproteobacteria bacterium carries:
- the rnr gene encoding ribonuclease R, with the translated sequence MTRKRRKSSESPQGVPSGLTVESIENAMKQAGRPLFLREIVKLSGALARERAQVRDLVRELVEAGRLVLLKEGRYGLADEMHLVTGRIMAHPDGFAFLVREKGQGPDIFIPAKGLKGAVHKDRVVVRLEERRGRRIEGSVLRILDRGNKRVVGTFRKGKNVSYVIPEDERLHFEVVIPRKDTFRARDGMAVVAEIEEYAEEGMAPEGRIVEILGDPEDMDVQARIVAFRHDLPSVFPDEVVSEAEALPSGVREEDLAGRKDLRDLAFVTIDGENARDFDDAVHVKKTRTGYVLTVAIADVSHYVQEGSPLDISARERGTSVYFPGSVIPMLPEAISNHLCSLVPEEDRLAVAVTISYDRTGAIRSTRFHPAVIRSRRRFTYGEVSRILSGDLSPLKEGEQGLAGDLLVMEELARILMDRRRERGSVDFDLPESYLVLGLRGKVEEIVRRERNISHQLIEEFMIAANEAVANRLFSRGIPTLYRTHGEPDRQKIHDFIGFARTLGLDITIPDEITPRWCQEVLSKATGADLDYVINIVLLRSMQQAVYSPKNTGHFGLASPAYLHFTSPIRRYPDLIVHRILKANARRTLKRPLYTEEALTYLGEECSKKERNAMEAEREMVERLKVRFMKERIGETFEGIVSGVAPFGFFVELREIFIEGAVRLVDLANDYYRLDQARHRLVGERTGRVFQIGDQVTVRVKGVNISRRHINFEVVEG
- the ligA gene encoding NAD-dependent DNA ligase LigA, whose protein sequence is MPVPAQVLRHIERLREEILHHNYLYYVMDSPAISDADYDALMRELRDLEARYPEAITPDSPTQRVGASPAERFGTIPHAIPMLSIDDAFSEAEVREFDARVRRLAGIPGPIDYTVEPKMDGLAVEIIYENGVLVSGSTRGDGYTGEDVTNNIRTIRSIPLRLRAIDSPVPARLVARGEVYISKKGFEELNAKRIRSGEPLFANPRNAAAGSVRQLDPSVTAERPLDFFSYGIAEADGIPFRFQHQVLDALKTWGIPVNPLTRTVSGIEDAIKVYQEVSRVREGLDYEIDGIVIKVDDLSLQERLGTKARSPRWVVAYKFEAAQAVTRVRQIALSVGRTGAVTPIAVMDPVKVGGVTVTRATLHNEDEIRKKDVRVGDWVMIRRAGDVIPEVVRVLAERRTGNEVPFEMPRTCPICGSTLVRRPGEAVWRCPNPDCFPRLVRQITHYAGKSAMDVDGLGQKVAEQLISAGLVRDVADLYSLSLSDLLSLERFAEKSAQNLLFSIESSKKRSLSRFIFALGIRHVGSVTAQDLARRFGSIDAILNASEEDLLQVEGIGPEVAKGITAWAADPHNRDLVRRLRAAGLDPREERKQVLPLAGRSFVFTGRLKTMTREEARDLVKGVGGTVGSTVGRQTSYCIAGEEPGSKFRKAQELGIPILTEEEFLSLVKKSD
- a CDS encoding acylphosphatase translates to MDDKILRVRARVKGRVQGVYFRASTVKEARRLGLAGWVRNLPDGDVEFVAEGPAKKVEELLAWSRVGPPAARVDSVEVMEEMPTGDQSGFTIR